One Notolabrus celidotus isolate fNotCel1 chromosome 18, fNotCel1.pri, whole genome shotgun sequence DNA window includes the following coding sequences:
- the jmjd1cb gene encoding probable JmjC domain-containing histone demethylation protein 2C isoform X4, with the protein MQGPYSLNGYRVRVYRQDSATQWFTGIITHHDLFSRNMVVMNDQVLEPQNVDPSMIQMTFLDDVVHSLLKGENIGITSRRRSRSSQNNNTAHMAGGRPSGTTGNTQSHYTRAQANSPRPIMTSSGPNPKGSQGTLASQQQSQSQQSQQTASQSHNSPSGSGRELREQRSSRSSRRKGSDSSVPEEDKDRKEETTGRADSKSKAKQAVNKRRKGEEDEKKAGLKRLKTDMTSDLSESSDSENPHNKRAVHSSCSSSSSSSSSSSSSSSSSSSEPNSENELKTRSSDVKPSSVTRKEEEEKPPKQSPKMNDSSSLIGRLSPWAELQVAEDSKKGVVKESGKLISKEEEELVAVTQITQAPRQPTPVITEGSVIESSKNTVKGSSRSQTPSLSNLHSGAVIDITDDAQATVHQESSEAVSALLASEKAESTSLSPYLPLNPSPVSSPPVPPSPCPSEGGRRTDIEPPMQQPQQQGVIGGGMTAARSISSKIEFAPSEVIRPVTSIAENVVLVEKEKPTPPHPHLHLHQQQQQHQQHTQQQQQQQHYPSVHPSIKSPSLSEETRKRHQQQQQQQQQQQQQQQQQQQQPPPPLRMNTVLPPEMSKSRMSPNPSPAQLDSLKQKHPHPNNSQCHLFPNTNPSDLLKAKPHPGLLDISKPKPNTSPEVSKHKIPRYSDTSPPPSGNLSTKIELIEPPRSGFKPVPMRLDSGITSSSTKSPLIIDKNETFTVYRDPALVRSDAENSASANHVAAYLHPHLHTLHSPSPHSPCLTPASHPHAASHLLAPPHTSALPHPHLLPPGVLPAMPPPAASLLGGHPRLDSPSSLGHLALPHPAAAHQQQFLQGQGHPSPALLAQAHGGAAGLGLYPILWQYPNGTPASYPPGLNLPPSAKWVHPENPVSVNSEVSLRRNTASPWLHQTAGGAGDSLGLLSHVPVRPASADPHRPIKIHTHASPPLTKASMDLHKEDSIRTLTLAQLKQEQTDRSRTPTGKEVHLHRLYLDPHCKARQDAVQAAERASKYKEENRQILKESIEVAPYTAKIQRSSEPGMDRDRERSRDQAFPVRIPALASPSPKPSHAHPHVIQSEKSNYFTTLSNSVVNEPPRLYPSKELSSYYEKNSVGNPGVVAAVGAAVSGQGALTLGSYSSKSSLCKPPPLIKHQPEGGEGLAGKITEQLSQQVTLVQQHHQHHAGMDRMERRSPAISPSPSASSAYSSASNHHHHHPHHHHHQQQQQQQQHQLQLRAMPSLHRAPVFHPPTQHALERKEAADREREREKERERERERAGYGGRLSPPTLTPIQPVSLAASGNKTSAEQQKPPTLLPELRDIKGHGHITAVTSVASVISGEALTDGWRGGDMIQERGGSFSGEKGVSRVKPQAAMASVIVRPSTSMRYDGSVGANKSGAMIYKELPHGRFYQSKLQGECSRLGDGVRDIGASRVILPNSNLDDMCLQYKKTSMRGMQGIMGADTINSVCRTAVPGASAFSMQIKSGPHISELGYPVSNRVDMSTPKTGNGGWMLNHSGPGEHQEGLGSRTTSPAGSLPPPSPAGTPQPSPSLTPTPSSISGSTQPYSSAFVHLKKHKAALAAAQSRSNFSTAPTSIITGNSSQTVDLMDKPPTHSSPPPPSSSQASCSSVDSGSCSSASGSTTPGKSSPLPNGHTSGSSSSSSGQPSNYHKLKKAWLTRHSEEDRNTTATTSSTTSTTSKPEKLPTITSTSTSNATAMSDMIKPCTVNLSASTSSEVEMSKDSTSKAERERQPEEKSGAASGGGEERKAAPLSRRANKRTYESGSESGGDDSDASESKMEGRAKRQPKPTYKKKQNDMAKKKGDNEKDEDDVKPNGIFRSAREKTKLKLASSNGIPRSVLKDWRKVKKLKQTGESFLQDDSCSEIGPNLQKCRECRVIRSKKGEEPAHSPVFCRFYYFRRLSYSKNGVIRMDGFSSPDQFDDEALTMWIPGGLDESHLDQTTAKYILSFIGDKFCQMVVIENTAATWIKKDAKMAWKRAVRGVREMCDACEATLFNIHWVCQKCGFVVCLDCYKAKERRSSKDKELYAWLKCVKGQPHDHKHLMPTQIIPGTVLTELVASMHSLREKHKIKSHCPCTNKQNLLTKLPATNGVSQVLQNVLNHSNKLSLVKAEPGSQQNSDQGGTKAETNGGGVGGSSPGSDPGSSPVTPPESQSPLHFLADLAEQKSREEKKENKESVILGKAVKEDKAVDSLEVLQQCKATSLVANSTEQGSTLRDLLTTTAGKLKLGSTDAGIAFAPVYSAASQTGKGGRSMPNILDDIIASVVENKIPASRQNITTKLSIKEPIKLEPVTQGGNNNNNSSSATASAEDIKPEKKKPVPVTAAAQEDSTNQYPDIPHCWLNNRKLLWLKDHRNQNNWKLFREGWKHGQPVLVSGIHKRLNPTLWKAESFNQEFADHQGDLLNCKDQVVSNSGIKEFWDGFEDITKRPKSKDGEPMVYRLKDWPSGEEFMALMPSRYDDLMKNLPLPEYSDPEGNLNLASHLPSFFVRPDLGPRLCCAYGVAASQDQDFGTANLHVEVSDVVSVLVYVGVAKGNGVLSKTGVLKRLEEEDLDEGVRRRLKDSSETPGALWHIYLNRDLDKMRDFLHKVCKEQGLDVSPEQDPIREQGLYLSRKQRQRLLDEHGVQGWTVVQFLGDSVLIPAGAMHQVQNLHSCVQVINDFVSPEHVANSFHLTQELRPNKEEVNYEDKLQVKNILFHCVKEAVSALKRGSSEEDDEEENS; encoded by the exons ATGCAAG GTCCCTATTCATTGAATGGCTACCGCGTGCGAGTGTACAGACAAGACTCAGCCACCCAGTGGTTCACTGGAATCATTACACACCACGACCTCTTCAGTCGAAACATGGTCGTTATGAATGACCAG GTGCTAGAGCCTCAGAACGTGGATCCGTCTATGATCCAGATGACCTTTTTGGATGATGTGGTCCATTCCCTGCTAAAAGGAGAAAACATCGGCATCACTTCCAGACGGAGGTCCAGATCCagccaaaacaacaacactgcccAC ATGGCGGGAGGGAGACCCAGCGGGACCACTGGCAACACTCAG AGTCATTACACACGAGCCCAAGCCAACAGTCCCCGCCcaataatgacatcatcaggccCCAACCCGAAAGGCTCCCAGGGGACCCTGGCCTCCCAACAGCAGAGCCAATCACAGCAAAGCCAGCAAACTGCCAGCCAATCCCACAACTCCCCCAGCGGCAGCGGGCGGGAGCTGAGAGAACAGCGCAGCTCTCGCTCCTCCAGGAGGAAAGGATCAGATAGCAGTGTTCCAGAGGAGGACAAGGACAGGAAAGAGGAGACCACAGGGAGAG CAGACTCAAAGTCGAAGGCCAAGCAGGCCGTGAACAAACGCAGGAAGGGCGAGGAAGACGAGAAGAAGGCAGGTCTTAAAAGGCTGAAGACTGACATGACCTCCGACCTGTCCGAGAGCAGCGACTCCGAAAACCCCCACAACAAGAGGGCTGTCCACTCCTCGTGctcttcttcctcatcctcctcatcatcatcatcttcctcttcctcctcctcttcgtcagAGCCCAACTCTGAGAACGAGCTCAAGACTCGCAGCTCTGACGTCAAACCAAGCAGTGTTAccagaaaggaggaagaggagaagccACCGAAGCAGAGCCCCAAAATGAATGATTCCTCCTCCCTGATTGGCCGTCTATCCCCGTGGGCGGAGCTTCAGGTAGCAGAGGACAGCAAGAAGGGCGTTGTTAAGGAATCAGGCAAATTGATatcaaaggaggaggaggagctggtcGCAGTTACACAGATCACGCAGGCTCCTCGACAGCCGACGCCTGTGATAACTGAGGGCAGCGTTATAGAGAGCAGCAAGAACACTGTGAAAG GGTCATCCCGATCCCAGACGCCGTCGCTGTCCAATCTCCACAGCGGGGCTGTGATCGACATCACGGATGACGCTCAGGCAACGGTACACCAGGAGAGTTCAGAGGCGGTGTCAGCGCTGCTCGCCTCCGAGAAGGCTGAGTCCACATCCCTATCACCTTACCTCCCCCTCAACCCCTCTCCCGTCTCCTCGCCTCCTGTCCCTCCTTCTCCCTGTCCATCAGAAGGAGGCCGCAGGACAGATATCGAGCCTCCCATgcagcagccgcagcagcaAGGCGTTATCGGAGGGGGCATGACAGCAGCGAGGAGCATAAGCAGCAAGATTGAGTTTGCACCCTCGGAGGTCATCAG GCCTGTCACGTCGATAGCAGAGAATGTTGTTCTGGTAGAGAAGGAGAAACCTACACCccctcatcctcatcttcatcttcatcaacagcagcagcagcatcagcaacacacacaacaacagcaacagcaacaacactACCCATCTGTTCACCCCAGCATTAAGAGCCCGTCTCTGTCTGAGGAGACGAGAAAAcgccatcagcagcagcagcagcagcagcagcagcagcagcagcagcagcaacagcagcagcagcagcccccaCCCCCCCTCAGGATGAACACAGTCCTTCCCCCTGAAATGTCCAAATCCAGAATGAGCCCCAACCCCAGCCCGGCTCAGCTTGActctttaaaacagaaacacccCCACCCTAACAACTCTCAATGCCATCTCTTCCCTAACACAAACCCATCTGACCTTCTCAAGGCTAAGCCCCACCCGGGCCTGCTGGACAtctccaaacccaaacccaacaCCTCCCCCGAGGTGTCAAAACATAAAATACCGAGGTATTCTGACACGTCTCCTCCCCCGTCAGGAAATTTGTCCACTAAAATAGAATTAATAGAACCTCCCCGGTCTGGTTTTAAGCCGGTGCCGATGCGGTTGGACTCTGGGATCACGAGCAGTAGCACCAAGAGCCCCCTGATCATCGACAAGAACGAGACCTTCACTGTTTACAGGGACCCAGCACTGGTCCGCTCAGACGCAGAGAACTCTGCCTCTGCCAACCACGTGGCAGCCTATCTCCACCCCCATCTGCACACCCTCCATTCCCCGTCTCCTCACTCCCCTTGCCTCACCCCTGCATCTCACCCCCACGCTGCCTCCCACCTCCTCGCCCCGCCCCACACCTCAGCCCTACCTCACCCTCACCTGTTACCGCCTGGAGTGCTCCCGGCCATGCCTCCTCCTGCAGCGTCTCTCCTCGGAGGACACCCTCGGCTGGACTCCCCCAGCAGTTTAGGTCATCTCGCTCTGCCTCACCCAGCAGCCGCACACCAGCAGCAGTTCTTACAG GGTCAGGGACACCCGTCACCAGCTCTACTGGCCCAGGCTCACGGTGGGGCAGCTGGACTGGGCCTGTATCCCATTCTCTGGCAGTACCCCAATGGGACACCAGCCTCCTACCCCCCTGGACTCAACCTGCCCCCTTCAGCCAAGTGGGTCCACCCTGAAAATCCTGTCTCCGTGAATTCTGAGGTCTCTCTCAGGAGG aaCACAGCCAGTCCATGGCTGCACCAGACAGCTGGTGGTGCTGGTGACAGCCTGGGTTTACTGAGCCATGTTCCCGTAAGACCAGCCAGTGCCGACCCCCACCGCCCTATCAAGatccacacacacgcaagcCCTCCCCTCACAAAGGCCAGCATGGACCTCCATAAAGA AGACTCGATCAGGACGTTAACGTTGGCCCAGCTGAAGCAGGAGCAGACGGACAGGAGTCGAACCCCCACAGGGAAAGAAGTCCACCTCCACCGCCTCTACTTGGACCCTCACTGCAAAGCTCGCCAG GATGCAGTTCAGGCAGCAGAGCGAGCCAGCAAGTACAAAGAGGAGAACCGCCAAATCCTGAAAGAGAGCATCGAGGTAGCTCCCTACACGGCTAAGATCCAGCGCTCCAGTGAACCCGGGATGGAccgggacagagagaggagcagagatcaAGCCTTCCCGGTCCGAATACCAGCCCTCGCCTCCCCGAGCCCCAAGCCCAGCCACGCCCACCCCCACGTCATCCAATCAGAAAAGAGTAACTACTTCACCACGCTGTCTAACAGTGTAGTGAACGAGCCTCCGAGACTTTACCCCTCCAAGGAACTCAGCTCATACTATGAGAAAAACTCTGTGGGAAATCCTGGGGTCGTGGCCGCTGTTGGAGCCGCTGTATCCGGTCAAGGTGCTCTGACGCTGGGAAGCTACAGCTCCAAATCTTCCCTGTGTAAGCCCCCACCGCTGATCAAGCACCagccagagggaggagaggggttaGCCGGGAAGATCACCGAGCAGCTGAGCCAGCAGGTGACTCTAGTCCAGCAGCATCATCAGCACCATGCAGGGATGGACAGGATGGAGCGACGCAGCCCTGCCATCTCTCCTTCcccctctgcatcctcagcctacTCCTCAGCTTCcaaccaccaccatcaccacccccaccaccaccaccaccaacagcagcagcagcagcagcagcaccaactcCAGCTCAGGGCAATGCCATCCCTCCACCGAGCGCCCGTCTTCCACCCGCCTACCCAGCACGCCCTGGAACGCAAAGAGGCtgcagatagagagagggaacGGGAGAAGGAGCGTGaacgagagagggagagagcaggcTATGGCGGACGTCTGTCTCCACCCACGCTAACACCTATccagccagttagcttagcagcGTCTGGCAATAAAACATCAGCAGAGCAACAGAAGCCCCCCACACTGCTACCAGAACTCAGGGACATCAAAGGTCATGGACACATCACGGCTGTCACCTCTGTGGCCTCAGTCATCAGTGGGGAGGCTTTGACGGACGGGTGGAGGGGTGGAGACATGAttcaggagagaggaggctcGTTCTCTGGAGAGAAAGGTGTGTCGAGGGTCAAGCCTCAAGCAGCAATGGCGTCAGTCATTGTGCGCCCATCCACATCGATGAGATATGACGGTTCTGTCGGTGCTAACAAATCTGGTGCTATGATCTATAAGGAACTTCCTCACGGGAGGTTCTACCAGTCCAAGCTTCAGGGGGAATGTTCCAGACTGGGGGACGGTGTCAGAGATATCGGAGCCAGCAGGGTGATCCTACCCAACTCAAACCTGGACGACATGTGTCTCCAGTATAAAAAGACTTCTATGCGTGGCATGCAGGGAATCATGGGCGCTGATACAATAAACTCTGTGTGCAGGACTGCAGTGCCGGGGGCCTCAGCTTTTAGCATGCAGATCAAGAGCGGGCCTCACATCTCTGAGCTGGGCTACCCAGTGTCAAATCGAGTGGATATGTCAACCCCTAAAACTGGCAACGGTGGATGGATGCTGAACCACTCAGGACCGGGAGAGCACCAGGAGGGGTTAGGATCCCGCACCACATCTCCAGCGGGGTCACTGCCTCCCCCTAGTCCAGCAGGGACGCCACAGCCTAGTCCAAGCCTCACCCCAACACCGAGCTCCATTTCTGGCTCCACTCAACCTTACTCCTCTGCCTTTGTCCACCTTAAGAAGCACAAAGCTGCCTTAGCTGCAGCCCAATCCAGGAGCAACTTCTCTACTGCTCCAACCTCCATCATAACTGGAAACTCCTCCCAAACCGTTGACTTGATGGACAAACCCCCCACTCACAGCTCGCCTCCTCCGCCTTCCTCCAGCCAAGCCTCGTGCTCTTCAGTCGACAGCGGTAGCTGCAGCTCAGCAAGCGGGAGCACGACACCAGGCAAATCCAGTCCCCTCCCTAATGGCCACACCTCCGGGTCGTCCTCCTCCAGCAGTGGACAGCCCAGTAACTATCACAAGCTGAAGAAAGCCTGGTTAACCCGGCACTCAGAAGAGGACAGGAACACCACCGCTACCACAAGCTCCACCACTTCCACCACTTCCAAACCAGAGAAACTGCCCACCATCACCAGCACCAGCACAAGTAATGCCACCGCCATGTCTGACATGATCAAGCCCTGCACAGTCAACCTCAGCGCCTCCACCTCCAGCGAGGTGGAGATGAGCAAAGACAGCACAAGcaaagctgagagagagagacagccgGAGGAGAAGTCAGGAGCAGCatcaggaggaggggaggaaaggaAGGCCGCCCCGTTATCACGACGAGCGAACAAACGGACATATGAGTCGGGTTCAGAGAGCGGTGGAGATGACTCTGACGCCAGTGAGAGCAAGATGGAGGGCAGAGCCAAGCGTCAGCCTAAACCAACCTACAAGAAGAAACAGAACGACATGGCCAAGAAGAAGGGAGACAACGAGAAGGACGAGGATGATGTGAAGCCCAATGGCATCTTCAGATCAGCCCGAGAGAAAACCAAGCTCAAACTGGCCAGCAGCA ATGGGATCCCGCGCTCCGTCCTGAAAGACTGGAGGAaggtgaagaagctgaagcaGACGGGGGAGTCATTCCTGCAGGACGACTCGTGTTCAGAAATCGGGCCCAACCTGCAGAAGTGTCGCGAGTGCAGAGTGATCCGCAGCAAGAAGGGCGAGGAGCCGGCACATTCCCCCGTGTTCTGTCGCTTCTACTATTTCAGACG ACTCTCTTACAGTAAAAATGGAGTCATCCGGATGGATGGCTTCTCTTCTCCAGACCAGTTTGACGATGAAGCCCTGACCATGTGGATCCCCGGGGGGTTGGATGAAAGCCACCTAGACCAAACCACTGCCAAGTACATCCTCAGCTTCATAGGAGACAAGTTCTGTCAGATGGTTGTGATCGAGAACACTGCAGCCACTTGGATAAAGAAGGATG CCAAAATGGCCTGGAAGCGAGCTGTGAGGGGGGTCAGGGAGATGTGTGACGCCTGCGAGGCAACACTCTTCAACATCCACTGGGTCTGTCAGAAGTGTGGCTTCGTTgtctgcttggactgctacaAGGCTAAGGAGAGAAGGAGCTCCAAAG ATAAAGAACTGTACGCCTGGCTCAAGTGTGTGAAAGGCCAACCTCATGATCACAAACACCTGATGCCGACACAGATCATCCCTGGCACAG TGTTGACAGAGTTGGTGGCTTCAATGCACTCtctgagagaaaaacacaaaatcaaatccCACTGTCCCTGCACCAACAAACAGAACCTGCTCACCAAGCTACCAGCCACCAACGGAGTCTCACAG GTTCTGCAGAACGTCCTGAACCACAGCAACAAACTGTCTCTGGTGAAAGCCGAGCCGGGCTCTCAGCAGAACTCCGACCAAGGAGGAACCAAGGCCGAGACCAACGGAGGAGGTGTAGGAGGAAGCAGTCCAGGCAGTGACCCAGGAAGCTCTCCCGTCACCCCTCCAGAGTCCCAGTCCCCTCTGCACTTCCTGGCTGACCTGGCAGAGCAGAAATCcagggaggagaagaaag aaaacaaagagtCAGTTATTCTGGGTAAAGCTGTGAAGGAGGACAAGGCGGTGGACAGCCTGGAGGTCCTGCAGCAGTGTAAAGCTACCTCCCTGGTGGCTAACAGTACAGAGCAGGGCTCCACCCTCAGAGACCTGCTCACCACCACAGCAGGGAAGCTGAAGCTGGGCTCTACTGATGCAGGGATTGCCTTCGCACCTGTTTActctgctgcttcacag ACCGGGAAAGGTGGGCGCTCCATGCCTAATATCCTCGATGACATCATTGCATCAGTAGTAGAGAATAAAATCCCCGCCAGTCGCCAGAACATCACCACCaaactgtcaatcaaagagcCTATCAAGCTGGAGCCCGTCACCCAGGggggcaacaacaacaacaacagcagctctgcCACGGCCAGTGCTGAGGATATcaaaccagagaagaagaaaccagTGCCTGTTACCGCAGCAGCACAAGAGGACTCGACCAACCAGTACCCAGACATCCCCCACTGCTGGTTAAACAACAGGAAGTTACTGTGGCTGAAAGATCACCGCAACCAGAACAACTGGAAGCTGTTCAGAGAGGGCTGGAAACATGGACAG CCTGTGTTGGTGTCAGGGATCCACAAGAGACTCAATCCCACTCTGTGGAAAGCTGAATCTTTCAACCAGGAGTTTGCAGACCACCAGGGAGACCTGCTGAACTGCAAAGACCAGGTAGTGTCCAACTCTGGGATCAAGGAGTTCTGGGACGGGTTCGAGGACATCACCA AGCGGCCAAAGTCCAAGGATGGAGAGCCGATGGTGTACAGACTGAAGGACTGGCCGTCTGGAGAGGAGTTTATGGCGCTCATGCCTTcaag ATACGATGACTTGATGAAGAACCTGCCCCTACCTGAGTACTCGGATCCAGAGGGCAACCTCAACCTGGCCTCCCACCTGCCGTCTTTCTTTGTCAGGCCAGACCTGGGGCCAAGATTATGCTGTGCCTATG GTGTGGCTGCATCTCAGGACCAGGATTTTGGGACTGCAAACCTCCA